One window of the Tubulanus polymorphus chromosome 11, tnTubPoly1.2, whole genome shotgun sequence genome contains the following:
- the LOC141912749 gene encoding dnaJ homolog subfamily C member 25 homolog: MATSTTLTCLLLVNIFVFSPVSGLLEGMYCGKDNCYDLLGMTRDNTKTEITKAYRKLARKWHPDRHRDPVMKEEASVMFQNIARAYEILKDEGARSEYDYMLDNPEEMWMNYYYYYRRRMAPQVDVRIVLVVTISIVSVIQYYGAWSNYHTAISYLATVPKYRIRALDIAKTEKLLDDIRNKKLNRKMTKDEIKEKEETVIKNIIVEKMDIRGGYSKPSVLNTLWLQLACSPYYLGVYIWWWLRWIFKYWILKEEYGDAEKEYIIRRNMGLSQTQWEALEDYDKTYYMKRELWIKEHFQEWKEEREAEMKVKMAENAKYKSYRRYMKSGGPGQLSFGPD; the protein is encoded by the exons ATGGCGACGTCGACGACGTTGACGTGTTTACTGCTGGTGAATATTTTCGTGTTTAGCCCTGTTAGCGGTTTGTTAGAGGGCATGTACTGCGGTAAAGACAACTGTTACGATC TGCTCGGTATGACGAGGGATAATACGAAG ACAGAGATAACGAAGGCGTATCGAAAGCTGGCGCGAAAATGGCATCCCGACAGACACAGGGACCCGGTGATGAAAGAAGAGGCGTCTGTGATGTTTCAGAATATCGCAAGAGCCTACGAA ATTTTGAAAGATGAAGGCGCCCGTAGTGAATATGACTATATGTTGGATAATCCAG aggAAATGtggatgaattattattactattatcgcCGCCGGATGGCGCCACAAGTCGACGTTCGTATAGTGTTAGTCGTTACTATATCGATAGTTTCTGTTATACAg TATTACGGAGCGTGGAGTAACTATCACACGGCTATCAGTTACCTGGCGACCGTACCGAAATATCGAATACGCGCTTTAGACATCGCGAAAACGGAGAAACTACTCGACGATATACGCAATAAAAAACTAAACCGCAAAATGACGAAG GATGAGattaaagaaaaagaagaaactgTTATTAAAAATATCATAGTAGAAAAAATGGATATACG CGGTGGTTACAGTAAACCTAGCGTATTGAATACACTGTGGTTACAATTAGCGTGCAGTCCGTATTATCTAGGCGTTTATATCTGGTGGTGGCTGCGCTGGATATTCAAGTACTGGATTCTAAAAGAAGAATACGGAGACGCCGAGAAAGAGTACATCATACGTAGAAATATGGGACTTAGTCAAACGCAATGGGAG GCTTTAGAAGATTACGACAAAACGTATTATATGAAGAGAGAACTGTGGATTAAAGAGCATTTTCAG GAATGGAAGGAGGAACGCGAAGCCgaaatgaaagtaaaaatgGCCGAAAATGCGAAATATAAAAGTTACCGCCGATACATGAAAAGCGGAGGTCCCGGACAGTTATCATTCGGTCCCGAttaa
- the LOC141912913 gene encoding zinc metalloproteinase nas-4-like — protein sequence MILIALTALLLSGTTSGRPNQPIRPIEVRPPTGSLSIDQIIMKAGGGPEAFRDPIVIDNGHLAELDMLLSSDQFNELYSKSTNITRRRKRKAHWELFKRWTNNTIPYSIKPTDVFSDVDKAEIKKAIDEIERSTCIKFVAATDKHVNKLLIQNGAGCNSNVGMHGGEQNLNLAPSCRIKPTILHELGHALGLVHEHQLPDRDEYLNILYENIKPEWKIWFKKLDSNLVLQYGVPYDYRSIMHYGITAFTENGKQTIQAKDITKGHLIQDASTKSSFAFSDVKVINLHYECNSHCSATIQGKCPQPGSFLNKHCLCEHAYGRMTNPLDGAEITPAGPTTTVPCVDTNQYCPDLAGGGACNTDPGFMLENCQVSCGICSLTSSSAPTQPTTTGPMPCLDLQFQCPEWAAGGNCVGYYGPFMTIYCKKSCNFCQTTTTAAAAP from the exons ATGATACTGATTGCGTTAACAGCTCTTTTATTGTCG GGAACGACTAGTGGTAGGCCTAATCAACCGATAAGGCCGATTGAAGTTCGTCCACCTACGGGATCTCTGAGCATCGACCAAATCATCATGAAAGCTGGGGGCGGTCCTGAAG CTTTCAGAGATCCGATCGTAATCGATAATGGACATTTAGCGGAACTAGATATGCTCCTGTCAAGTGACCAATTCAACGAACTTTACTCTAAATCGACTAACATTACTAGAAGACGCAAGAGGAAGGCTCACTGGGAACTTTTCAAACGGTGGACAAACAATACTATTCCTTACTCCATAAAACCAACGGACGTATTCT CGGATGTCGACAAAGCGGAAATCAAGAAAGCAATTGATGAAATCGAAAGAAGCACCTGTATCAAATTCGTCGCGGCCACGGACAAACACGTTAATAAACTTCTCATACAAAACGGAGCAGG ATGCAATTCAAACGTGGGTATGCATGGCGGGGAGCAAAATTTAAATCTTGCACCTAGTTGTCGAATA AAACCTACGATCTTGCACGAATTAGGACACGCTTTAGGACTCGTTCACGAGCACCAACTGCCCGATCGCGACGAGTATCTGAATATTCTGTACGAGAATATCAAACCGGAGTGGAAGATCTGGTTTAAAAAACTGGACTCTAATCTGGTACTACAATACGGGGTACCGTACGACTACCGCAGCATCATGCACTACGGCATCACT gcTTTTACGGAAAATGGTAAGCAAACCATCCAAGCGAAGGACATCACGAAAGGCCATCTTATACAGGACGCCTCGACCAAATCGTCGTTTGCATTTTCCGATGTAAAAGTCATCAACTTGCACTACGAATGCAATT CTCATTGCTCGGCAACCATTCAGGGTAAATGCCCGCAGCCCGGATCGTTCCTGAACAAGCACTGTCTATGCGAACACGCAT ACGGTCGAATGACGAATCCGTTGGACGGTGCTGAAATCACCCCAGCCGGACCTACAACTACCGTCCCGTGCGTCGACACAAATCAGTACTGCCCTGATTTGGCCGGCGGCGGTGCTTGCAACACTGACCCGGGCTTCATGCTCGAGAATTGTCAAGTATCGTGCGGTATTTGTTCGTTGACGTCATCCAGCGCGCCCACTCAGCCCACGACTACCGGGCCGATGCCGTGTTTGGATTTACAGTTTCAGTGCCCTGAATGGGCGGCCGGCGGTAACTGCGTCGGTTATTATGGGCCCTTCATGACCATCTACTGCAAGAAGTCGTGCAACTTTTGTCAGACGACGACGACCGCGGCTGCTGCACCGTAA
- the LOC141912459 gene encoding suppressor of hairless protein homolog isoform X2, giving the protein MRKYLRGRSDQVLVILHAKVAQKSYGNEKRFFCPPPCIYLFGNGWKRKKEQMELDGATDQESQVCAFMGIGNSDQEMVQLNLEGKNYCAAKTLYISDSDKRKHFMLSVKMFYGNGQDIGVFNGKRIKVISKPSKKKQSLKNADLCIASGTKVALFNRLRSQTVSTRYLHVEGGNFHASSTQWGAFTIHLLDDNESESEEFTVRDGYVHYGATVKLVCSVTGMALPRLVIRKVDKQTALLDADDPVSQLHKCAFYMKDTERMYLCLSQERIIQFQATPCPTDPKKEIINDGASWTIISTDKAQYTFCEAMGPVKSPLSLVPIVNSLHLNGGGDVAMLELTGENFAPNLRVWFGDVEAETMFRCDECMLCVVPDISAFRAGWRWVRQPLQVPVSLVRNDGVIYATGLTFTYTPEPGPRPHCRDAEAIMRPQGTLASIDSPDSTQPPYHGPMQ; this is encoded by the exons GTTTTTCTGCCCTCCGCCTTGCATTTACCTATTCGGAAATGGTTGGAAACGGAAAAAGGAACAAATGGAACTGGACGGCGCCACCGATCAGGAATCGCAGGTTTGCGCGTTTATGGGCATCGGTAACTCCGACCAAGAAATGGTGCAACTTAACTTAGAGGGAAAG AACTACTGTGCTGCCAAAACTTTGTACATATCCGACTCGGACAaacgaaaacattttatgcTGTCGGTGAAAATGTTCTACGGTAACGGCCAGGATATCGGTGTGTTCAATGGCAAACGTATCAAAGTCATCTCGAAACCTTCCAAGAAAAAACAATCACTAAAGAATGCAGATC TGTGTATTGCTTCCGGTACGAAAGTAGCGTTATTCAATCGGCTTCGATCGCAAACGGTATCGACGCGATACCTACACGTCGAGGGCGGTAACTTCCACGCTAGTTCCACGCAATGGGGCGCCTTCACTATACATTTAC TTGATGATAACGAAAGTGAAAGTGAAGAGTTCACCGTTCGCGATGGTTACGTACATTACGGCGCTACCGTTAAACTGGTTTGTTCGGTTACCGGTATGGCCCTTCCGAGATTG GTTATCCGTAAAGTTGACAAACAGACAGCGTTATTAGATGCAGACGACCCCGTTTCACAGTTACACAAATGTGCCTTCTACATGAAAGACACCGAACGCATGTATCTTTGTCTGTCTCAGGAAAGGATCATACAGTTTCAG GCAACGCCATGCCCGACTGATcctaaaaaagaaatcatcaaCGACGGTGCTTCATGGACGATCATCAGTACGGATAAAGCTCAGTATACATTCTGCGAAGCGATGGGTCCGGTCAAATCGCCGTTATCACTTGTGCCAATTGTTAATAGTCTTCAT TTAAACGGTGGCGGCGACGTGGCCATGTTGGAACTAACCGGTGAAAACTTCGCACCTAATCTCAGGGTATGGTTCGGCGATGTGGAAGCGGAAACTATGTTTAG GTGCGACGAATGCATGTTGTGCGTTGTGCCTGATATATCGGCGTTCCGAGCTGGATGGCGATGGGTGCGACAACCACTGCAG GTTCCTGTATCACTGGTGCGAAACGACGGCGTGATCTATGCTACCGGACTCACGTTTACCTACACGCCCGAGCCGGGCCCGCGGCCTCATTGCCGCGACGCCGAGGCGATCATGCGCCCGCAGGGTACGCTCGCATCGATCGACAGTCCCGACTCGACTCAGCCGCCGTACCACGGACCGATGCAATGA